One window from the genome of Tachysurus vachellii isolate PV-2020 chromosome 5, HZAU_Pvac_v1, whole genome shotgun sequence encodes:
- the tcaim gene encoding T-cell activation inhibitor, mitochondrial: MSLTSLLRMRLSSRCSTNQILHIRALSGADAVNALRPFYFAVHPDFFGQHPREREVNENSLKRLNGYLESLQKPGFRSVKPTNLTFYLRDIREKTEDNNDVLHSGFRSVTFTLQAKDVLCAVVDVLKFCSLSVEHIQGLLTARTQSQNTAQQDGIPFYRPIKWDKTYYSFTGFRDPEQELEQAKKLETTLSLWLRNNEPEATKKQKASVPRRAELKRLKTELIEKLGLLDIRWQRKWGVAHRCCQMQSLSRLSLQNPEAMPNLRGHTIVFTDQSGMNASGHVMLGTMDVHHQWTTLFERMPSYSRLLQQTEWLKDRISFLLGGIQVIHMEHVDLVLPLEDHYSTLNTFHKRLLPHRLALHPRSLQGLTMIIENDRSSASLHEMGHFIIPTMCDPVYLQNFLQSHAQEARRRLHRKEQLEAEEDDVVSSCVQGLSLRSLSKEPSVSSRQMIPCCRRLLEERSPYMQGLHLCISHFYSVMQDGDLCVPWDWKS; encoded by the exons ATGTCTCTGACGTCACTCCTGCGTATGAG ACTTAGCAGCAGATGCAGCACAAATCAGATACTTCATATAAGAGCTCTGTCAGGAGCCGATGCTGTTAACGCGCTCCGACCCTTTTATTTTGCGGTCCACCCTGATTTCTTTGGCCAGCATCCAAGAGAAAGG GAAGTGAATGAAAACTCTCTGAAAAGATTAAACGGCTATTTAGAGAGTCTGCAAAAGCCGGGCTTTAGGTCTGTCAAACCTACAAATCTCACTTTTTATCTCAGGGACATCAGGGAGAAAACGGAAGACAACAATGACGTGCTGCATTCTG GTTTCCGTTCGGTGACTTTCACTTTGCAGGCGAAGGATGTCCTGTGTGCAGTGGTAGATGTTTTGAAGTTCTGTAGCTTGTCAGTGGAACACATACAGGGACTTCTCACAGCCAGAACCCAAAGCCAGAACACAGCACAACAAGATGGAATTCCTTTCTATCGCCCAATTAAATGGGACAAAACGTACTACTCGTTCACAGGCTTCAGAGACCCGGAGCAGGAGCTGGAGCAGGCAAAGAAATTGGAAACCACACTCAG TCTGTGGCTGAGGAACAATGAACCAGAGGCCACAAAGAAGCAGAAGGCCAGCGTTCCACGACGAGCTGAGCTGAAGAGATTGAAGACAGAGCTCATTGAGAAACTGGGCCTGCTTGATATCAG GTGGCAGCGCAAATGGGGAGTTGCGCACAGATGCTGTCAGATGCAGAGTTTGAGCCGCCTCTCTTTACAGAACCCAGAGGCCATGCCTAATCTCAGAG GGCACACAATAGTCtttactgaccaatcaggaatGAATGCCTCAGGCCATGTGATGCTGGGAACAATGGATGTGCATCATCAGTGGACAACG CTCTTTGAGAGGATGCCTAGCTACAGCAGACTGTTGCAGCAGACAGAGTGGCTAAAGGATAGGATCAGTTTCCTGTTAGGTGGGATCCAGGTGATCCATATGGAGCATGTGGATCTGGTGTTACCTCTGGAAGACCACTATAGCACCCTCAACACCTTCCACAAGAGACTGCTGCCTCACAGACTTGCCCTGCACCCTCGCAGCCTGCAGGGACTCACCATGATAATAGAAAA TGATCGTTCTAGTGCTAGTCTTCATGAGATGGGCCACTTCATCATCCCCACTATGTGTGACCCCGTTTACCTACAGAACTTTCTTCAGAGCCACGCTCAGGAGGCTCGCAGACGTCTTCATCGAAAGGAGCA GTTAGAGGCTGAGGAGGACGACGTGGTGTCCAGTTGTGTGCAGGGTCTGTCTCTGCGGAGTCTGTCCAAAGAGCCCAGTGTCTCCAGCAGGCAGATGATCCCATGCTGCAGACGTTTGCTCGAGGAGCGGTCTCCTTATATGCAGGGCCTGCATCTCTGCATTTCGCACTTCTATTCTGTTATGCAGGATGGTGATCTATGTGTTCCTTGGGACTGGAAGAGCTGA